Proteins encoded in a region of the Drosophila sechellia strain sech25 chromosome 2L, ASM438219v1, whole genome shotgun sequence genome:
- the LOC6614433 gene encoding mucin-2: MISERHKSRDLVTILGLFHLLLLGLASGDHVVEVLAQSTTASTSQPQTLETIGSQDGAALTPGATTAPRLDPNNNNEWRPLGHGDPLQKDPTYDYSPPALDRVRYWAENNSTGQSNPEARKKELPPEVLRNKTKSEVLLLGVASDRVRVPHSQSYPPVGGLGHYQQHHQQQQHQQQAKYAAIRRSYYAPTQQQHNPQMPQQTHHIPQHQHVQQHMPPTHLMPPPMMMMKSSSSVTPMEYRHSMMATGAPTSYMSLNHMSSPTPKQAMTSSVIYHQQPSAMSHHTSLSSSTPWMTSRPPYRLSYSDHHLQESMHTYSFSRPHHQQTMIYSPNSLPGQQSGSKTGLRKPWLHELLQKEVVVTSKPKVKPTMPATKYLMGTTKPHHPQPPVGFGMSSTRPPFTYAPVTFVPGPPTIAVPTVATRKEPQPEIYITPTPQTSSSGFRPMMMSSTTTVGITPSTTTTTLPIYQRASTTTSNRLLIPQTSNLAQRPTVAPAPSEPTTDSLFSHYKQPPKPLLGPMYLIIEGHSKVKTYGQNELDPHSPKIVPVISKREPVVRIADPNEKRGTVESYQVKHLHTKTTPMTTTTTTNKPTTMKPTTTRAPEKTPIYSTTKAPASTSTTTVATATKTTTSTTTKVPISSTTPLIQPQPTPEKPSGVNDLLSLLDNMFADAQKIASSTDAPLVASSTTSTVLKPVSTKLLPQQPEPRISSKAAGIESLLEDDTHEDDEAGEGLGSPISTETPPRATRQVFDYDQLPESRIKDGVTTRDDIMEYNDEDEEEGIEDDNETVTENDEDEEEEEAEEPNNLLKRIDQFVDDVDDGEDDLEDLIEGLDEDEIDERRQQH; this comes from the exons ATGATTAGTGAACGCCACAAGAGCCGCGATTTGGTTACGATACTTGGCCTGTTCCACCTCCTGCTCCTCGGACTCGCCTCCGGCGACCATGTGGTCGAGGTCTTGGCTCAATCAACAACCGCATCCACATCACAGCCGCAGACTTTGGAGACGATTGGCAGCCAGGATGGGGCTGCTCTGACGCCCGGTGCGACAACAG CTCCACGGCTGGAcccgaacaacaacaacgagtgGCGTCCTCTTGGCCACGGGGATCCACTGCAAAAGGATCCCACCTACGACTACAGTCCGCCAGCCTTGGATCGAGTACGCTACTGGGCGGAGAACAACAGCACGGGTCAAAGTAATCCAGAGGCCAGGAAAAAGGAACTACCACCAGAGGTTCTTCGCAACAAAACGAAAAGTGAGGTACTGCTCCTTGGAGTGGCAAGTGATCGCGTTAGGGTACCCCACTCCCAATCATATCCACCAGTTGGTGGCTTAGGCCATtatcagcagcaccaccagcagcagcagcaccagcaacaagCTAAATATGCAGCCATCCGGAGGAGCTACTATGCCCCCacccaacaacaacacaaccCACAAATGCCACAGCAAACCCATCATATTCCACAGCATCAACATGTCCAGCAGCACATGCCGCCCACCCATTTGATGCCACCAcccatgatgatgatgaaatcAAGTTCGTCCGTTACTCCCATGGAATACAGGCACAGTATGATGGCCACGGGAGCGCCCACCTCTTACATGAGCCTCAACCATATGAGCTCTCCAACTCCCAAGCAAGCGATGACTTCCTCAGTGATTTACCATCAGCAACCGTCAGCGATGAGCCACCACACCTCTTTATCCTCTTCAACGCCTTGGATGACCAGCAGGCCACCATATCGTTTGAGTTACTCAGACCACCATCTGCAGGAATCCATGCACACATACAGCTTTTCAAGGCCCCATCACCAGCAAACGATGATCTACTCGCCCAACTCTCTCCCAGGTCAACAAAGTGGATCAAAGACAGGTCTTAGGAAGCCGTGGCTCCATGAGCTACTCCAAAAAGAGGTGGTGGTAACGTCAAAGCCCAAGGTTAAGCCCACAATGCCAGCCACAAAATATTTGATGGGCACAACCAAGCCACATCACCCACAACCACCTGTTGGCTTTGGTATGAGTTCCACCCGCCCTCCATTTACCTATGCTCCCGTGACATTTGTGCCCGGTCCACCCACTATAGCAGTTCCGACTGTGGCCACTAGAAAAGAACCCCAACCGGAAATCTACATTACACCCACTCCCCAAACAAGTAGCTCTGGATTTAGACCCATGATGATGAGCAGCACTACCACCGTGGGAATCACTCCATCGACCACGACTACCACTTTGCCCATTTATCAGCGTGCCAGCACAACCACCAGTAATCGTTTACTGATCCCTCAGACGAGCAATCTAGCGCAGAGACCCACAGTGGCTCCTGCTCCCAGTGAACCCACCACGGACTCTCTTTTCTCCCATTATAAGCAACCACCGAAACCGCTACTAGGACCCATGTACCTCATCATAGAGGGTCATTCGAAAGTGAAGACCTACGGTCAAAATGAATTGGATCCACATAGTCCGAAGATAGTGCCGGTTATCTCCAAGAGGGAACCAGTGGTTAGGATAGCCGATCCTAATGAGAAGAGGGGAACTGTGGAGTCCTATCAGGTAAAACATTTGCACACCAAAACCACGCCAATGACAACGACAACTACGACTAATAAGCCCACTACCATGAAACCTACGACCACAAGGGCTCCTGAAAAAACTCCTATATATAGCACCACTAAAGCTCCAGCAAGTACTAGCACTACAACCGTTGCCACCGCTACGAAAACCACAACTTCAACAACCACAAAGGTGCCCATAAGCAGCACTACCCCTTTAATTCAACCACAACCCACTCCAGAAAAGCCAAGCGGTGTAAACGATCTGCTTAGTCTACTGGACAATATGTTTGCCGATGCCCAAAAGATAGCCTCATCCACTGATGCACCTTTGGTAGCAAGTTCTACTACGAGCACCGTGCTGAAGCCAGTTAGCACCAAGTTGTTGCCACAGCAACCGGAACCTAGGATATCCAGTAAAGCGGCGGGCATAGAGAGTCTCCTTGAAGATGACACCCATGAAGATGATGAAGCTGGCGAAGGTCTGGGGTCACCGATTTCCACTGAAACACCACCTCGTGCAACACGTCAGGTATTTGACTATGATCAATTGCCTGAGTCACGGATTAAAGACGGGGTCACCACCAGAGATGATATTATGGAATACAATGATGAAGATGAGGAGGAGGGCATTGAGGATGATAATGAAACGGTTACTGAAAACgatgaggacgaggaggaggaggaggctgaAGAGCCAAACAATTTACTCAAACGAATCGATCAATTCGTGGATGATGTGGACGATGGTGAAGACGACTTGGAGGATCTTATCGAGGGTCTGGACGAGGACGAGATCGACGAGAGGCGACAGCAGCATTAG
- the LOC6614434 gene encoding diacylglycerol O-acyltransferase 1, producing the protein MTTNKDPQDKEPGKAEQPTKNGGSSGVGIMKRLRRSASATEHNLSSLRNRKSTQNLFDQHGNPIDLRQYRKVLDKDENGNGTNGSEKKLRYRRTQSVTRAEEISNKEEKQRRAQPGRPIHQPRDSLFSWSSGFTNFSGLVNWGFLLLCIGGLRLGLENLLKYGIRINPLDWFFFISGHNEGEGHNALILCIYSLVHISLCLAVEKGLAMEIIAEGLGLFIQIVNIVVLVCLPVVTIHLKGHAFSLMGASTVCFFYSVLFLKLWSYVQTNMWCRQTYYQKNSRERRPSITLAELKKGVLNGGEEDEDVSKLVQYPDNLTYKDLLYFLCAPTLCYELNFPRTSRVRKRFLLKRLLEVVIGVNVVMALFQQWIIPSVRNSLIPFSNMDVALATERLLKLALPNHLCWLCFFYLLFHSFLNAVGELLNFADRNFYCDWWNANNIDTFWRTWNMPVHRWCVRHLYIPVVQMGYSSRQASTIVFLFSAVFHEYLVSVPLQIYKIWAFMGMMGQIPLSAVSKSIEKKLGPRMGNIIVWASIILGQPLCIMAYYHDYVVQHFKNSLNGTDYSS; encoded by the exons ATGACCACCAATAAGGATCCCCAAGATAAGGAGCCAGGGAAAGCAGAACAACCGACCAAGAATGGCGGATCCAGCGGTGTTGGAATCATGAAGCGCTTGAGAAGATCGGCGTCCGCCACAGAGCATAATCTTAGCAGTCTGCGGAACCGCAAGTCAACACAAAACCTATTCGATCAGCACGGAAATCCCATCGATCTGCGACAGTATCGCAAAGTTTTGGATAAGGATGAAAATGGTAATGGAACCAACGGATCTGAGAAGAAGCTGAGATACAGGAGAACACAAAGTGTGACTCGTGCTGAGGAGATTTCCAATAAAGAGGAGAAGCAGAGAAGAGCTCAGCCTGGCAGACC AATCCATCAACCGCGAGATTCCCTGTTTTCTTGGAGCTCTGGATTTACCAATTTTTCTGGTCTGGTGAACTGGGGATTTCTACTGCTCTGCATTGGAGGTCTGCGTTTGGGCTTGGAGAATCTTCTAAA ATATGGCATTCGCATCAACCCACTGGATTGGTTCTTCTTCATAAGCGGCCACAACGAAGGCGAAGGACATAACGCCCTAATCCTGTGCATTT ACTCTTTAGTGCACATCTCGCTCTGTTTGGCTGTGGAGAAGGGTCTAGCCATG GAAATAATTGCAGAGGGCTTGGGACTGTTCATCCAGATAGTCAACATTGTTGTCTTGGTTTGTCTGCCGGTGGTAACAATTCACCTAAAAGGACATGCTTTTAGTTTGA tgGGCGCTTCAACAGTTTGCTTCTTTTACTCTGTGCTTTTTCTAAAACTTTGGTCCTATGTACAGACGAATATGTGGTGCCGTCAGACTTACTATCAAAAGAATTCGCGGGAGCGTCGACCAAGCATAACTTTGGCGGAACTAA AAAAAGGAGTTTTGAATGGAGGTGAAGAAGACGAGGATGTTTCAAAGCTGGTGCAATATCCTGATAATCTCACATACAAGGATCTCTTGTATTTCCTTTGCGCGCCCACGCTCTGCTATGAGTTGAATTTCCCGCGAACCTCGCGCGTGCGCAAACGCTTTTTGCTGAAGCGTTTATTGGAGGTGGTGATTGGAGTGAATGTGGTTATGGCATTGTTTCAACAATGGATTATTCCATCGGTTCGGAACTCCCTGATTCCGTTCTCCAACATGGACGTGGCCTTAGCCACTGAGCGACTCCTTAAACTTGCG ctACCCAATCATCTTTGCTGGCTCTGCTTTTTCTATCTATTGTTCCACTCTTTTCTCAATGCGGTGGGCGAACTGCTGAACTTTGCTGATCGCAATTTTTATTGTGATTGGTGGAATGCGAATAACATTGATACCTTCTGGCGTACATGGAACATGCCAGTTCATAGGTGGTGCGTGCGTCATCTCTACATCCCTGTGGTCCAGATGGGCTATTCCTCAAGACAGGCCTCTACTATTGTCTTTTTGTTCAGTGCCGTCTTCCATGAATATTTG GTTTCAGTTCCTTTGCAAATATACAAGATCTGGGCATTTATGGGCATGATGGGTCAGATTCCCCTATCGGCCGTATCCAAATCCATTGAAAAGAAATTGGGTCCCCGAATGGGTAATATAATCGTGTGGGCTTCCATTATTCTCGGTCAGCCTCTGTGCATAATGGCCTATTATCACGATTATGTCGTTCAGCACTTTAAAAACTCGCTCAACGGCACCGACTACAGTAGTTAG
- the LOC6614435 gene encoding exportin-2 — protein sequence MEVTEANLQLLAGYLQQTLSADPNVRRPAEKLLESTELQQNYPILLLNLIDKAQMDMTTRVAGAIAFKNYIKRNWAAHLDSDGPDRIHESDRNTIKTLIVTLMLHSPVALQKQLSDAVSIIGKYDFPKKWPQLIDEMVERFASGDFNVINGVLQTAHSLFKRYRYEFKSQALWEEIKFVLDRMAKPLTDLLQATMQLTKVHENNADALKVIYGSLVLVNKVFFSLNSQDLPEFFEDNINTWMGAFIQQLAADVPSLRTADDEDAGVLEHLRAQVCENICLYAKKYDEEFKPFMEQFVTAVWELLVKTSLQTKYDSLVSHALQFLSVVAERQHYQSIFENPEILAQICDKVVIPNLDIRPSDEEIFEDSPEEYIRRDIEGSDIDTRRRAACDLVKTLSINFEQKIFGIFGQYLERLLTKYKENPATNWRSKDTAIYLVTSWASRGGTQKHGITQTSELVPLPEFCARQIIPELERPNINEFPVLKAAAIKYVMVFRSILGPQVLASCLPQLIRHLPAESSVVHSYAACSVEKILTMRDASNTIVFGPQILAPYTNELISGLFATLSLPGSGENEYVMKAIMRSFSVLQSAAMPFMGVALPRLTEILTQVAKNPSRPHFNHYLFETLALCIKIVCQADTSAVSSFEEALFPVFQGILQQDIVEFMPYVFQMLSVLLEMREGTGTIPEPYWALFPCLLSPALWDRTGNVTPLIRLISAFIKQGSAQIQALGKLSGILGIFQKMIASKANDHEGFYLLQNLLSYYPPAEIQTNLRQIFGLLFQRLSLSKTPKYLSGIIIFFSFYVIKFSGSQMAQLIDEIQPNLFGMLLDRVFITEMGKVPKEQDRKMVAVGVTKLLTETPEILQQQYATFWPRLLHSLIDLFERPPEKLMGLEIGEPAGVAEDPDAGYQVAFAQLTHAQPNQQDHLAEIKDARQFLATSLSKFAQARAGEFSTLLSPLEPEYKQVLQKYCDQAGVRIA from the exons ATGGAAGTGACAGAGGCAAATTTACAGCTGCTGGCCGGTTATTTGCAGCAGACGCTGAGCGCCGATCCAAATGTCCGCCGGCCGG CCGAAAAACTTTTGGAATCAACGGAACTGCAGCAGAATTACCCGATCCTACTGCTCAATCTGATAGACAAAGCCCAAATGGACATGACCACGCGGGTGGCGGGAGCCATTGCCTTTAAGAACTATATTAAGCGGAATTGGGCAGCCCACCTGGACAGCGATGGACCGGATCGCATCCACGAAAGTGACAGGAATACAATTAAGACTTTGATCGTAACACTAATGCTCCACTCACCGGTGGCATTGCAAAAACAACTGAGCGACGCGGTCAGCATCATAGGCAAATATGATTTTCCCAAAAAATGGCCGCAGCTTATCGACGAGATGGTGGAGAGATTTGCCTCTGGTGATTTCAATGTCATCAACGGCGTTTTGCAAACTGCACATTCGCTGTTCAAGCGCTATCGTTATGAGTTTAAGTCGCAGGCTTTGTGGGAGGAGATCAAATTTGTGCTGGATCGCATGGCTAAACCTCTGACAGACCTGCTCCAGGCCACAATGCAGTTGACCAAGGTGCACGAGAACAATGCCGACGCCCTGAAGGTCATCTACGGTTCTTTGGTTCTTGTGAACAAGGTGTTTTTCTCGCTCAACTCCCAGGATTTGCCGGAGTTCTTTGAGGACAATATCAATACGTGGATGGGAGCGTTTATCCAGCAACTGGCCGCGGATGTGCCATCCCTGCGTACTGCTGATGATGAGGATGCGGGTGTTCTAGAGCATCTGCGTGCTCAAGTCTGCGAGAACATTTGCCTTTATGCGAAAAAGTACGACGAGGAATTCAAGCCATTTATGGAGCAATTTGTGACTGCAGTTTGGGAGTTGCTGGTCAAGACCAGTCTGCAAACCAAGTACGATTCG TTGGTCTCCCATGCTCTGCAGTTCCTCTCTGTGGTGGCAGAGCGCCAGCACTATCAGAGCATTTTCGAGAACCCAGAGATTCTTGCGCAGATCTGCGATAAAGTTGTCATTCCCAATCTAGACATCCGGCCCTCAGATGAAGAAATTTTCGAGGACAGTCCGGAGGAGTACATCCGAAGGGATATTGAAGGCTCTGACATTGACACACGACGTCGGGCGGCATGTGATCTGGTCAAGACTCTATCAATCAACTTTGAGCAAAAGATCTTTGGCATTTTTGGCCAGTATCTAGAGAGATTGTTGACCAAGTACAAGGAGAATCCGGCTACCAATTGGAGGTCAAAGGATACGGCAATTTATTTGGTTACTTCGTGGGCATCTCGAGGAGGAACTCAAAAGCATGGCATCACACAGACCTCGGAGTTGGTTCCACTCCCCGAATTTTGTGCCCGACAAATTATTCCAGAACTGGAAAGACCCAACA TTAACGAGTTTCCTGTTCTTAAGGCTGCTGCCATTAAGTATGTAATGGTGTTCCGCAGCATTTTGGGTCCCCAAGTCCTAGCAAGCTGCCTGCCCCAGCTTATTCGACATCTCCCCGCCGAAAGCTCTGTTGTTCATAGCTATGCTGCTTGTTCAGTGGAGAAGATCCTTACTATGCGGGATGCTAGCAACACGATCGTGTTTGGTCCACAGATCTTGGCACCTTACACAAATGAACTTATTAGTGGTTTGTTTGCGACCCTTTCGCTTCCAGGTTCCGGAGAAAATGAGTACGTAATGAAAG ccATTATGCGAAGTTTTTCGGTCTTGCAATCGGCTGCCATGCCCTTTATGGGCGTCGCCCTTCCACGGCTTACCGAGATTCTCACCCAAGTGGCCAAGAATCCTTCGCGTCCGCACTTTAACCATTATCTTTTTGAAACGCTGGCTCTGTGTATAAA AATTGTTTGTCAGGCCGATACCTCGGCTGTGAGCTCCTTTGAGGAGGCCTTGTTCCCAGTTTTCCAGGGCATCCTACAGCAGGACATTGTCGAATTTATGCCCTACGTCTTCCAGATGCTTTCTGTGCTGTTGGAAATGCGCGAGGGCACTGGTACCATACCGGAACCCTATTGGGCTTTGTTCCCTTGCTTGTTGTCCCCAGCTCTGTGGGACAGGACGGGAAATGTCACACCATTAATTCGACTGATTTCAGCTTTCATCAAGCAGGGATCTGCTCAGATTCAAGCCTTGGGTAAACTG AGCGGTATCCTGGGAATATTCCAAAAGATGATTGCCTCCAAGGCTAATGACCATGAAGGGTTTTATCTTCTCCAGAATCTGCTTTCCTACTACCCTCCCGCTGAGATTCAAACCAATCTTCGTCAGATCTTTGGCTTGCTCTTCCAGCGATTGTCTCTCTCGAAGACTCCGAAGTATTTAAGCGGCATCATTATCTTCTTCAGCTTTTATGTGATTAAGTTCAGTGGCAGTCAGATGGCTCAATTGATAGATGAGATTCAGCCTAACCTATTTGGCATGCTGCTGGATCGAGTGTTCATCACCGAAATGGGCAAGGTTCCCAAGGAGCAGGATCGCAAAATGGTGGCCGTGGGTGTCACTAAACTCCTTACAGAAACTCCAGAAATATTGCAGCAACAGTACGCTACTTTCTGGCCACGACTGCTGCATTCTCTAATCGATCTCTTTGAACGACCACCAGAGAAATTGATGGGTCTCGAAATAGGAGAGCCAGCAGGAGTTGCCGAAGATCCCGATGCGGGCTATCAAGTGGCATTTGCCCAACTGACTCATGCTCAACCCAACCAGCAGGATCACCTGGCTGAGATTAAGGATGCTCGCCAGTTTCTAGCAACTTCGCTCTCTAAGTTTGCCCAGGCTAGGGCAGGAGAATTTTCCACTTTGTTGTCGCCCCTGGAGCCGGAATACAAGCAAGTACTCCAGAAATATTGTGATCAGGCTGGAGTACGCATTGCCTAA